The Polyangium aurulentum genomic interval CGAGCACGAGCGGCGCGAGGAGGTGATCCAGGAGATCTACGAGACGTACGGCCGCGATCGCTCGGCGATGGTCTCCGAGGTGATCAGCTACCGCGGCAAGAGCTCCTTGCGCGAGGTGGGCAAGGTCTTCGGGCTGTCGCTCGATCAGCTCGACCGGCTGAGCGGGCTCGTGATGTACCACGAGGCCAACGTGAACGAGCGCAAGCTCGAGGAGCTCGGCTTCGATCCGAAGGACGTGCGGCTGCGGCAGATCGTGCTGCTCGCCTCGGCGCTCGAGGGTTTTCCGCGGCACCTGTCGATCCACGTGGGCGGGTTCGTCCTGTCCGCCGATGCGCTGCACCGCGTGGCGCCCATCGAGCCCGCGCGCATGCCGGGGCGCACGGTGATCCCGTGGGACAAGGACGATCTCGACGACCTCGGCTTCTTCAAGGTCGACATCCTCGCGCTCGGCATGCTGACCGCGATCCGCAAGACGCTCGCGCTCGTGCACGAGCGGGAAAACCCGGGCGAGCCGTTCGATCCGATCGACGCGCTCGCGCGCATCCCGCCCGAGGATCCGGCCGTGTACGAGGCGATCAGCCGCGCGGACACCGTCGGCGTCTTCCAGATCGAGAGCCGCGCGCAGATGTCGATGCTGCCGAGGCTCAAGCCGAACCGCTTCTACGATCTGGTGATCGAGGTGGCGATCGTGCGACCCGGGCCGATCCAGGGCGGGATGGTGCATCCGTACCTGCGCCGTCGAACGGGCGAGGAGCCCGTGACCTCGCCGCACCCCTGCCTCGATCCGATCCTCGAGCGCACGCTCGGGGTGCCGCTCTTTCAGGAGCAGGTCATGCAGATCGCGATGGTGGGCGCGGGCTACTCGCCGGGCGAGGCCGATCAGCTCCGCCGCGACATGGCCGCGTGGAAGAAGAACAACCGGCTCGTGCGGCACAGGGAGCGGCTGTTGCGGGGCTTCGCCGAGCGGGGCATCTCCTCGCGCTTCGGCGAGCAGCTCTACCAGCAGATCCACGGCTTCGCCGAGTACGGTTTTCCCGAGTCGCACGCGGCGAGCTTCGCGCTGCTCGTCTACGCCTCGGCGTGGCTCAAGGTGCGTCACCCGGCGCCGTTCGTGTGCGCGCTCCTGAACTCGCAGCCGATGGGTTTTTATAGTCCCTCGTCGCTCATCCAGGACGCCGTGCGGCACGGCGTCGAGGCGCGGCCCGTGTGCGTGATCGCGAGCGACTGGGACTACTACCTCGAGCCCGACGGGGCTTTGCGGCTCGGGATGCGGCAGATCAAGGGCTTCGGGCAGGCGGCGGCGGAGGCGGTGATCGCGGCGCGGCAAGAGGGCCCCTTCGCGGGCGTGTCGGACCTCGTGCGGCGGGCGGGGCTCAAGAAAAACGAGGTCGAGGCACTGGCGGAGGCAGGCGCGCTCGAGGCGCTCGTGCCGAGCCGCCGCGAGGCGCTGTGGCGGGCGCGGGCGCCGAAGCTCGAGGGGCTCTTCGAGGAGGTCGCGCTCGAGGAGGAAAAGGACATCGGCCTGCCGAAGATGCGCCCCGCCGAGCAGCTCGTCCTCGACTACGGCCGGCTGGGTTTGTCTCTGACGGATCACCCGCTGCGCCACTTCCGGGAGCGGCTGGAGGCGCAGGGCG includes:
- a CDS encoding error-prone DNA polymerase; its protein translation is MKGSGRAGLTVVSSEPKKPSQPPPPPDDPPAFAELCARSCFSFLEGASHPQELVRRSSELGQSAIAVADRDGLYGVVRAHTEAKNVGQRLIVGAELTLEPAVGDLEEELEDVAARPHGSVVLLVEDHAGYSNLCRLLTLAHAAHEKGRAAIPIEAIAASAEGLTAIVPLAGPALVRDTIFGPLVAAFGKERAFIATWRHLDRSDAARHDAAIEASTRYGLDVLASGRPLFHHGSRKPLADVLLCIRRKTTLDQAGAWLAPNAEAALRSPASMKNLFKDHPDWVRRTVDVADRCRFSLDEIRYRFPSETSCLPDETPDDALRRLTYEGCRDRYPEGTPPAVAAQIEKELDLIRLLDVAPYFLSVQQIVNMARARRILCQGRGSAANSAVCFVLGVTAVDPARSSLLFERFLSAERHEPPDIDVDFEHERREEVIQEIYETYGRDRSAMVSEVISYRGKSSLREVGKVFGLSLDQLDRLSGLVMYHEANVNERKLEELGFDPKDVRLRQIVLLASALEGFPRHLSIHVGGFVLSADALHRVAPIEPARMPGRTVIPWDKDDLDDLGFFKVDILALGMLTAIRKTLALVHERENPGEPFDPIDALARIPPEDPAVYEAISRADTVGVFQIESRAQMSMLPRLKPNRFYDLVIEVAIVRPGPIQGGMVHPYLRRRTGEEPVTSPHPCLDPILERTLGVPLFQEQVMQIAMVGAGYSPGEADQLRRDMAAWKKNNRLVRHRERLLRGFAERGISSRFGEQLYQQIHGFAEYGFPESHAASFALLVYASAWLKVRHPAPFVCALLNSQPMGFYSPSSLIQDAVRHGVEARPVCVIASDWDYYLEPDGALRLGMRQIKGFGQAAAEAVIAARQEGPFAGVSDLVRRAGLKKNEVEALAEAGALEALVPSRREALWRARAPKLEGLFEEVALEEEKDIGLPKMRPAEQLVLDYGRLGLSLTDHPLRHFRERLEAQGAITTAALKDRRHGETVRIAGLVVGRQRPATASGVTFVTVEDETGVANVVVRKQLFEQSYAAARYAKILLVVGRLEKKGGVVHVVAEELERLDVPGKRGLNTRSRDFH